A segment of the Streptococcus chenjunshii genome:
CCATATCGACAAACCTGTTAAGAAAAAATACAGCCGCAGACAGCTGGCTCGCCTCATTGTCATCACCAGTCTGAAAAATGTTTTTTCGATTCAGGAAATCAGTCAGACATTGGCAATTTTGACACAAAATGATCAATCGCAAGTGATGTATGATTATTTCGCAGCCTGTATGAACAACGAACAGCTTGATGATATTCCGGCTGTAATCATTTCTGCCTGTCAGACCTTAAAACTTTATCAGCAGACACATCAGCTTGTCTTAGAACTTCAAGGAGAATTGAGTCATGAATCCTAGTTTTACCAGTAAACTGAGCAAACAGCTTTCTTTTGGAGAGGAAGTCGCCAACAGTGTCACTCATGCTGTCGGAGCAGTTATTGCACTTTTTCTGCTGCCATTTACAGCTGTCTACAGTTCACAGCATTATGGGGCAACCGCTTCTGTCGGCATGTCTGTCTTTGTTATCAGCCTTTTTCTGATGTTTCTTTCGTCCACAATCTACCACGCCATGGCCTATGCCTCCATACAAAAATATGTCTTACGTATTATTGATCACAGTATGATTTATATTGCCATCGCAGGCAGCTACACACCTGTTGCACTTTCGTTAGTAGGAGGCTGGCTGGGCTATCTGATTATTTCTTTACAATGGGGCACAACTATTTTTGGCATTTTGTATAAAATCTTTGCTAAAAAAATCAATGAAAAGTTCAGTCTCTTTCTCTATCTGCTGATGGGATGGCTGGTAGTCTTTATCATTCCGGTTATTATCAGCAAGACTGATTTTACATTTTGGGGATTAATGCTCGGAGGAGGATTGTGCTATACAGTCGGCGCTTTCTTCTACGCTAGAAAAAAGCCTTATGATCATATGATCTGGCATCTGTTTATCCTGCTGGCTTCGGCCCTCCAATATATTGGAATTGTCTACTTTATGCTCTGAGATTAAATAGTAAAACAGGCTTAGGACCGCTGCAAATACTGGTCCCAAGCCTGTTTTGACATTTATGTATGAGATTATTTGCCTGTCAAGTCCTTTCTGTTTCTGATGTTTAAGAGTCTGCCGGACAGGAGATAATCGACCGACTGAAGCTCAGGAATTGTTCGGCAGTTCAGAGCACACATGATCAGACGCAGATCGTCTTTCCAACTGTTAACGATATCGATGGCCTGAGGCAGCGGATGGGATGTAATCAATTCTAAAACAGCCCGTGACAGACCTACTGCTTTCGCCCCTAAAACCAAAGCTTTAATCATATCTAAGGGATGTCTGATACCGCCTGAGGCAAGGATTTCAACCTTATCTGTCAGATTTTGGACATTGAGAAGGGTTTGGACAGTTGTCTGCCCCCAATCGTTCAGATATGAGCGGTTCTTAGAGCTGCGCTGATT
Coding sequences within it:
- the trhA gene encoding PAQR family membrane homeostasis protein TrhA, producing the protein MNPSFTSKLSKQLSFGEEVANSVTHAVGAVIALFLLPFTAVYSSQHYGATASVGMSVFVISLFLMFLSSTIYHAMAYASIQKYVLRIIDHSMIYIAIAGSYTPVALSLVGGWLGYLIISLQWGTTIFGILYKIFAKKINEKFSLFLYLLMGWLVVFIIPVIISKTDFTFWGLMLGGGLCYTVGAFFYARKKPYDHMIWHLFILLASALQYIGIVYFML
- a CDS encoding DUF1836 domain-containing protein, whose protein sequence is MAENYPKWTELPELDLYLDQVLLYVNQISRRTDDIHDRDLTASMINNYVKHGHIDKPVKKKYSRRQLARLIVITSLKNVFSIQEISQTLAILTQNDQSQVMYDYFAACMNNEQLDDIPAVIISACQTLKLYQQTHQLVLELQGELSHES